Proteins from a genomic interval of Ciona intestinalis chromosome 9, KH, whole genome shotgun sequence:
- the LOC100180841 gene encoding RNA-binding protein 40 encodes MSDKKLSNIVLVKHLPPELSLKEKQDLLKCFGANDVRVMSSKGQLRNAAFATFSDTKHASGAIKRLHQLEVLGYVLSAEHARTCHKLQAMDEVETSVTSKPSVASEKEYTKPLKKCAHCKRLPPIAPHFGIEYYTNPKLKYKYPEPNSDILLNICGALLTTPKLYTQVLHLMNKMNLFPPFTTAMIPPILQEKFSEIPRDQTKVSFDAQLDKHDPCDMSESESEIESEENGKELDIPPPERVRKSKKRKLPNQVLSTSPKRKLSMLKTVLSNQDNIDKVLLPKSTAFPEESEVSGVRKTISMKVPLKINVLIDETNTESSSEGFGKIIPSKNEAQEGNKVEGVETNVVFDFITEKQLEDGRLSSKQRSDNSLFKGYKLGEPSCRLYVKNLPKKATDKDMKFIFGAFVDFSNEDEAKMFDVRVMTQGRMKGQAFIGMPSVDSATKALQATNGYTLIGKPMIVMYARSNKPKKEN; translated from the coding sequence ATGTCGGATAAGAAATTGtcaaatattgttttagttaaacaCCTTCCACCAGAGTTGAGCttgaaagaaaaacaagatttGTTGAAATGTTTTGGAGCAAACGATGTCAGAGTCATGTCAAGCAAGGGGCAGCTACGTAATGCTGCGTTTGCGACATTTTCAGACACAAAACATGCTAGTGGTGCAATAAAAAGACTCCACCAGTTGGAAGTGCTTGGTTATGTATTGTCAGCAGAACATGCGAGAACTTGCCACAAACTACAAGCCATGGATGAAGTAGAAACATCTGTAACATCAAaacccagtgttgccagtgaAAAAGAATACACAAAACCATTAAAGAAATGTGCACACTGTAAAAGGCTGCCACCTATAGCCCCACATTTTGGAATCGAATATTACACAAAccctaaattgaaatataaatacccCGAACCTAATTCAGATATTCTGCTTAATATATGCGGGGCCTTGCTTACTACGCCCAAGCTCTACACACAAGTCTTGCACCTAATGAATAAAATGAACCTCTTTCCTCCCTTCACAACTGCAATGATCCCACCGATTTTGCAGGAAAAGTTTTCCGAAATTCCTAGAGACCAAACCAAAGTTTCTTTTGATGCACAGTTGGACAAACATGATCCGTGTGATATGTCAGAATCAGAATCTGAGATCGAGAGTGAAGAGAACGGGAAGGAATTAGATATTCCACCACCAGAGCGAGTAAGAAAATCAAAGAAGAGGAAATTACCGAACCAAGTTCTTTCTACATCTCCTAAGCGGAAGTTATCAATGTTAAAGACCGTCCTCTCAAACCAGGATAACATTGACAAAGTGTTACTACCGAAATCTACAGCCTTTCCTGAAGAAAGTGAAGTGTCAGGTGTTCGTAAAACAATCTCAATGAAAGTACCTTtgaaaataaacgttttaattGACGAAACAAACACAGAAAGTTCTTCTGAAGGTTTCGGGAAAATAATTCCTTCTAAAAATGAAGCACAAGAAGGTAATAAAGTGGAGGGGGTTGAAACTAATGTTGTGTTTGATTTCATCACTGAAAAACAGCTTGAAGATGGGAGATTAAGCTCCAAACAAAGATCTGATAATTCCTTGTTTAAGGGTTATAAACTAGGGGAGCCGTCATGCAGGCTTTATGTTAAAAACCTTCCGAAAAAAGCGACGGACAAAGACATGAAGTTTATTTTCGGGGcttttgttgatttttccAACGAGGACGAAGCCAAGATGTTTGATGTTCGAGTTATGACGCAGGGTAGGATGAAGGGACAAGCCTTCATCGGGATGCCAAGTGTGGATTCTGCAACTAAAGCTTTGCAAGCAACTAATGGATATACCTTGATTGGGAAACCAATGATAGTAATGTATGCGAGGTCCAATAAGCCAAAGAAAGAAAATTGA
- the LOC100183304 gene encoding coiled-coil domain-containing protein 42 homolog, with amino-acid sequence MPLTATSNEMYHLNLEPQKKNVFVTQLNDRPEEDDDIRRFPVVQETADQLVENGINTLQKTSLLRKAVEMEVVDKELAEKREEFRIRMEKNKNKEDLLRKRQEKIKERVAKFDKFLKDNDAKRSRALRKYQIEVKDNKLKTKQLQDYLRELEFARKNKEDLVKKLQSHKKFEDYMMQVIDALPENYLEMTGENMIHSVIQRYEGLSATHQALITKNLRLAEEMEEGNRELEQMKQEREEQRLLINSQMAELQKYQEKLTQRVQRLEQKAGDTTTIRRAQLGELGRITMAIDNLSDACHTRNYPPLNEMSYLFKLTMINQHFHERLRVQKLVQKLKESKQVPVKQEVRKTSPKKHQKTSEPQQQDVRKRGKLATRGFLEQLTTINEKSEI; translated from the exons ATGCCGTTAACTGCCACTTCTAATGAAATGTATCATCTTAATCTGGAACCTcagaagaaaaatgtttttgttactCAACTAAATGATCGCCCAGAGGAAG ATGATGACATTCGTCGATTCCCAGTTGTTCAGGAGACCGCGGACCAACTTGTGGAAAATGGAATCAACACGTTGCAGAAGACGTCATTGCTGAGGAAAGCTGTGGAGATGGAAGTGGTGGATAAGGAGCTGGCAGAGAAACGGGAGGAGTTTCGAATCAGGATGgagaagaataaaaacaaggaAGATCTTTTAAGGAAGAGGCAGGAGAAGATCAAGGAGAGAGTGGCGAAGTTTGATAAATTCCTGAAAGATAATGACGCAAAGAGATCAAGAGCTTTGAGGAAATACCAGATCGAGGTTAAAGATAATAAATTGAAGACAAAGCAGCTTCAAGATTATTTGAGGGAGTTGGAATTTGCTCGGAAGAATAAAGAAGATTTGGTGAAGAAACTGCAGAGTCATAAGAAGTTTGAAGATTATATGATGCAGGTTATCGATGCTTTGCCGGAGAATTACCTGGAGATGACGGGTGAAAATATGATCCACAGCGTTATACAGCGATATGAAGGATTGTCTGCAACGCACCAAGCGCTTATCACAAAGAACCTTCGTCTTGCTGAAGAAATGGAGGAGGGCAATCGTGAGTTGGAGCAAATGAAGCAAGAACGAGAAGAACAGAGGTTGCTTATTAACAGCCAGATGGCAGAGTTACAGAAATATCAAGAGAAACTGACTCAAAGGGTTCAGAGGCTTGAGCAGAAAGCAGGGGATACAACTACCATACGTAGGGCACAACTTGGTGAGTTAGGAAGGATCACCATGGCGATTGATAATCTATCTGATGCTTGTCATACACGTAACTATCCACCATTAAATGAGATGTCTTACTTGTTTAAGCTTACTATGATCAACCAACACTTCCATGAGAGATTAAGAGTTCAGAAACTTGTCCAGAAACTAAAGGAATCAAAACAAGTTCCAGTGAAACAAGAAGTTCGGAAAACTTCTCCGAAAAAACACCAGAAAACGTCTGAGCCACAACAACAGGATGTTCGAAAAAGAGGTAAATTGGCCACAAGGGGGTTCTTGGAGCAACTGACGACCATTAACGAGAAAAGTGAAAtctaa